The following are from one region of the Thiocapsa rosea genome:
- a CDS encoding SEC-C domain-containing protein yields MLDHDMADTERFEEVIQRSVRQILLAPDPDSFLDWARAHLPEMLGLSGTEFDEVERRRLANLLGTAIWNATPQPTCAFQTRLMTPHPPEEPCSCGSGSPYGECCGAIDEVPELSSDLVWEILLDELPEHGLREALDLHAVPEPLLARIADRWLAEDRPKRAAALLEPLFAGSLEDLDGEFEPSIDILCDAYDRLGHRRKKETFLARICSEGSRPLQAAAWQRRCTMAIDDGDFPEADAAFTAALRSDPDNPGTAILEITLLAAQHKDWIARERARFWLFRFRQIGFTHPGVLDFLNQAVEDPQQALVDSHSDALDPVLLDLHDVVTLIQARPLPVYRLEPLNVHAPGWLPGQLALFDDLDAPVPDGDDDDGDLGLSRYGPNPVRLRPPAALRQLETDWKSVFPRAKPDSTRLVPDEDVDLWSTPDWLDHLQANPALADSLEVLDDLATALYLHPESALPWISHLLLRPLLERARSILDQVLPEDAPQHIPWSAPPNRPALRLLFRQYLCQIDEDEPNGAARTLETLLRLNPRDNHGVRAELMNHYLRDGQDELALALARRFPNDGLADLAYGEVLALYRLGRQDRARLVLTTAVNRLPRIPHYLTRKRIKRPRFAPPDTLPGGDDQAWMYREAMRDVWAAEPGILAWLRRLTA; encoded by the coding sequence ATGCTGGACCACGACATGGCCGATACCGAACGCTTCGAAGAGGTGATTCAGCGTTCAGTGCGACAGATCCTGCTTGCACCGGATCCGGACAGCTTCCTCGACTGGGCGCGCGCGCATCTCCCGGAGATGCTCGGGTTGTCCGGGACCGAGTTCGACGAGGTCGAGCGTCGACGCCTCGCCAATCTCCTCGGCACCGCGATCTGGAACGCGACCCCGCAGCCGACCTGCGCCTTCCAGACGCGACTGATGACCCCTCATCCTCCCGAAGAACCCTGCTCCTGCGGCTCGGGAAGCCCTTACGGCGAGTGCTGCGGCGCCATCGACGAGGTGCCCGAGCTCTCGAGCGACCTGGTCTGGGAGATCCTGCTCGACGAGCTGCCCGAGCACGGGCTGCGCGAGGCACTCGACCTGCATGCGGTTCCCGAGCCCCTGCTTGCCCGCATCGCCGATCGCTGGCTCGCGGAGGATCGCCCGAAGCGCGCGGCCGCGCTCCTGGAACCCCTGTTTGCGGGATCGCTCGAGGATCTCGACGGTGAATTCGAGCCGTCGATCGACATCCTGTGCGATGCCTACGATCGCCTCGGTCATCGGCGCAAGAAGGAGACGTTCCTCGCCCGAATCTGCTCCGAGGGCAGCCGCCCCTTGCAAGCCGCCGCCTGGCAGCGGCGCTGCACCATGGCGATCGACGACGGCGATTTCCCCGAGGCCGATGCCGCCTTCACGGCCGCGTTGCGCAGCGACCCGGACAATCCCGGCACGGCGATCCTCGAGATCACGCTCCTTGCAGCCCAGCACAAGGACTGGATCGCCCGCGAGCGCGCCCGCTTCTGGCTGTTCCGATTCCGTCAGATCGGGTTCACCCATCCCGGCGTCTTGGATTTTCTCAACCAGGCCGTCGAGGATCCGCAACAAGCGCTCGTGGACAGCCACTCGGATGCACTGGATCCGGTCCTGCTCGATCTTCACGACGTGGTCACCCTGATTCAGGCACGTCCGTTGCCCGTTTACCGCTTGGAGCCGCTGAACGTCCATGCGCCCGGGTGGCTGCCGGGACAGCTCGCGTTGTTCGACGACCTCGATGCCCCGGTGCCGGACGGCGACGACGACGACGGGGACCTCGGCCTCTCGCGATACGGCCCCAACCCGGTACGGCTACGCCCCCCGGCGGCACTGCGCCAGCTCGAAACCGACTGGAAATCGGTCTTTCCCCGGGCAAAACCCGATTCCACCCGGCTCGTTCCCGACGAGGACGTCGATCTCTGGTCGACCCCCGACTGGCTCGATCACCTGCAGGCGAACCCGGCACTCGCCGACAGTCTGGAGGTGCTCGACGATCTCGCGACCGCCCTCTACCTGCATCCCGAGAGCGCATTGCCGTGGATCTCCCATCTCCTGTTGCGTCCGCTCCTCGAGCGCGCGCGGAGCATTCTGGATCAGGTGCTGCCCGAGGACGCTCCCCAACATATTCCTTGGTCTGCGCCCCCCAATCGCCCGGCGTTGCGGCTACTCTTCAGACAGTATCTCTGCCAGATCGACGAAGACGAGCCGAACGGTGCGGCACGAACGCTCGAGACCCTGCTGCGACTCAACCCTCGGGACAATCACGGCGTGCGCGCGGAGCTGATGAATCACTATCTGCGCGACGGCCAGGACGAACTCGCACTGGCGCTGGCCCGGCGCTTTCCGAACGATGGACTGGCGGATCTCGCCTACGGGGAGGTGCTGGCACTCTACCGCCTCGGGCGGCAGGACAGGGCACGCCTGGTGCTGACGACCGCCGTCAACCGCTTGCCGAGAATCCCGCATTATCTGACCCGTAAACGCATCAAACGTCCTCGGTTCGCCCCGCCCGACACCCTTCCCGGCGGCGACGACCAAGCCTGGATGTACCGCGAGGCGATGCGCGACGTCTGGGCGGCGGAACCGGGCATCCTCGCCTGGCTGAGACGCCTGACCGCTTAA
- a CDS encoding BPSS1780 family membrane protein has translation MEGRYRILYAGELMPGHALQDVVPRLAAKFKLQEDTARDLILGGPGRVLKHSLTSGEAQRYRDALSTIGLKVTLEPESTSNAAPAPAGSRTGGVVAQPAPRPNGPEASARPGEGRQGDGRQAGNTPDTSADGGPTRCPKCGADAVSELTGICQACGVVVERYLANHGMRPTRPPNRVDNPYAPPRADLTPPRAEPEDDALQAPQSRPVGHGWLWITEAWQLFKAQPGAWIGAVVLFYIILILISIVPLVGGLVVTILTPMLSAGLVIGAHRQSREGRFEISHLFAGVSQSPGPLALVGLVYLLLAFGIVIVAGLLFAAVFASMGSTMDLSTMDPNDIGIVFANPMILLPVLVAMLLGIPLAMAMFFAPSLVALDQVPVLKAFGLSFSGCLKNILPFLIYGLVAMALVILGSLPLMLGLLVVVPVLTIAIYTAYRDIFYG, from the coding sequence ATGGAAGGACGCTATCGGATCCTCTACGCCGGCGAGCTTATGCCCGGCCATGCATTGCAGGACGTGGTGCCGCGGCTGGCGGCAAAGTTTAAACTTCAGGAAGACACCGCGCGGGATCTGATTCTCGGCGGACCCGGCCGAGTCTTGAAGCACAGCTTGACGAGCGGGGAGGCGCAGCGTTATCGGGACGCGCTGAGCACCATCGGACTGAAGGTGACCCTCGAGCCGGAATCCACCTCAAACGCCGCACCGGCGCCCGCGGGCAGCCGAACGGGCGGGGTCGTCGCGCAGCCGGCACCGCGGCCCAACGGCCCCGAAGCATCGGCTCGGCCCGGCGAGGGACGGCAAGGGGACGGCCGACAAGCCGGCAACACCCCCGACACCAGCGCCGACGGCGGTCCGACACGCTGCCCGAAATGCGGCGCCGACGCCGTTTCGGAGCTCACCGGCATCTGTCAGGCCTGCGGAGTGGTCGTGGAGCGCTACCTTGCCAACCACGGGATGCGTCCAACGCGCCCGCCAAACCGGGTCGACAACCCCTATGCCCCGCCGCGCGCCGATTTGACACCGCCTCGCGCCGAGCCTGAGGACGACGCGCTGCAGGCACCTCAATCGCGGCCCGTCGGACACGGTTGGCTGTGGATCACCGAGGCGTGGCAGCTGTTCAAGGCACAGCCGGGGGCCTGGATCGGTGCGGTGGTCCTGTTTTACATCATCCTGATTCTGATCAGCATCGTGCCCCTCGTCGGCGGTTTGGTCGTGACCATCCTCACGCCGATGCTGAGCGCGGGACTCGTGATCGGCGCGCACCGTCAGTCTCGGGAGGGTCGCTTCGAGATCAGTCACCTCTTTGCGGGTGTGTCGCAGAGTCCGGGGCCGCTCGCCTTGGTCGGTCTCGTCTATCTGCTGCTGGCGTTCGGCATCGTGATCGTCGCGGGGCTGCTGTTCGCCGCGGTATTCGCGTCCATGGGAAGCACGATGGATCTGTCGACGATGGACCCGAACGACATCGGCATCGTCTTCGCGAACCCGATGATCCTCCTTCCGGTGCTCGTGGCGATGCTGCTCGGCATCCCGCTCGCGATGGCCATGTTCTTCGCCCCGAGCCTGGTGGCACTCGATCAGGTCCCGGTGCTCAAGGCGTTCGGGCTGAGCTTCTCCGGCTGCCTGAAAAACATCCTGCCCTTCCTGATCTACGGGCTGGTCGCGATGGCGCTGGTGATCCTCGGTTCCCTGCCCCTCATGCTCGGGCTGCTGGTTGTCGTGCCCGTCCTGACCATCGCCATCTATACCGCCTATCGGGATATCTTTTACGGTTGA
- a CDS encoding YgiQ family radical SAM protein, translated as MMKAPDIFSHRKHWAHKLGTAPELPMSRAEMDLLGWDSCDIVILTGDAYVDHPSFGMAIIGRLLEAQGFRVGIIAQPDWTSVEDFRRLGQPNLFFGITAGNMDSMVNRYTSDRRLRSDDAYTPDGAAGRRPDRSVTVYAQRAREAFKGVPIVIGGIEASLRRIAHYDHWSEQVRRSVLVDAKADLLIYGNAERALVELAHRLARGEPIEQIRDLRGTAFMTRGRPEDWAEIDSSGLDRPGRVDPHPDPYAVAAKEADASDSPSTPDGAQVLRFQPRPQRTDRARTVVRLPSFAQVRDDPVLYAHASRVFHLETNPGNARAMVQAHGDRDVWLNPPPIPLTTAELDRVYELPYSRRPHSSYGEARIPAWEMIRFSVNIMRGCFGGCTFCSITEHEGRIIQSRSEESILRELEEIRDRTPGFTGTISDLGGPTANMYRLACKDPRIESSCRRPSCVYPDVCPNLNTDHAPLIRLYRRARAIPGIKRVLIASGLRYDLAVRSPEYIRELVTHHVGGYLKIAPEHTEAGPLSKMMKPGIGTYDRFKELFDRYSREAGKEQYLIPYFIAAHPGTSDEDMLNLALWLKRNGFRPDQVQGFLPTPMATASAMYYSGRNPLKKVTRDSERVPVVRKQRQRRLHKAFLRYHDPENWPLLREALKEMGRSDLIGNGKRHLVPSFQPAGTGLSPEGRRSAGRPGRPAVRNRRPAKTQP; from the coding sequence ATGATGAAAGCACCCGACATCTTCTCCCACCGCAAGCATTGGGCTCACAAGCTGGGGACCGCCCCCGAGCTGCCCATGTCGCGCGCAGAGATGGATCTGCTCGGCTGGGACAGCTGCGACATCGTCATCTTGACGGGGGATGCCTATGTCGATCATCCCTCGTTCGGGATGGCGATCATCGGTCGGCTGCTCGAGGCGCAGGGCTTTCGTGTCGGCATCATCGCCCAGCCGGACTGGACCTCGGTCGAGGACTTCCGACGCCTCGGACAGCCGAACCTCTTCTTCGGCATCACCGCCGGGAACATGGACTCGATGGTGAACCGCTACACCTCCGATCGGCGTCTGCGCTCGGACGATGCCTACACGCCGGACGGTGCCGCGGGTCGCCGCCCCGATCGATCGGTGACCGTTTATGCCCAACGTGCGCGCGAGGCATTCAAGGGCGTGCCCATCGTGATCGGGGGGATCGAGGCGAGCCTGCGTCGTATCGCCCACTACGACCATTGGTCCGAGCAGGTCCGTCGCTCCGTCCTGGTGGATGCGAAGGCCGATCTCCTGATCTACGGCAACGCCGAACGCGCACTGGTCGAGCTGGCGCATCGCCTGGCGCGCGGCGAGCCGATCGAGCAGATCCGCGACCTGCGCGGGACCGCCTTCATGACCCGCGGCCGCCCGGAGGACTGGGCGGAGATCGATTCGAGCGGGCTCGATCGGCCGGGCCGAGTGGATCCGCATCCGGATCCCTACGCGGTTGCCGCGAAGGAGGCCGACGCGAGCGACTCCCCCTCGACCCCCGATGGGGCGCAGGTCCTCCGGTTTCAGCCGCGCCCGCAACGCACGGATCGCGCCCGCACGGTGGTGCGCCTGCCCTCGTTCGCGCAGGTCCGCGATGACCCTGTGCTCTACGCCCATGCCTCCCGGGTCTTCCATCTGGAGACCAATCCGGGGAACGCGCGTGCGATGGTCCAGGCCCACGGCGATCGCGATGTCTGGCTTAATCCGCCGCCGATCCCGCTCACCACGGCCGAGCTCGACCGGGTCTACGAGCTGCCCTACAGCCGCCGCCCCCATTCGAGCTACGGCGAGGCGCGCATCCCGGCCTGGGAGATGATCCGATTCTCGGTCAACATCATGCGCGGGTGCTTCGGCGGCTGTACCTTTTGCTCGATCACCGAGCATGAGGGCCGCATCATCCAGAGCCGCTCGGAGGAGTCCATCCTGCGCGAGCTCGAGGAGATCCGCGACCGCACCCCGGGCTTCACGGGCACCATCTCCGATCTCGGCGGACCGACCGCCAACATGTACCGGCTCGCCTGCAAGGATCCGCGCATCGAGTCGTCCTGCCGACGTCCGTCCTGTGTCTACCCCGACGTCTGCCCGAACCTCAACACCGATCACGCCCCGTTGATCCGGCTCTATCGCCGTGCACGGGCCATCCCCGGCATCAAGCGCGTCCTGATTGCCTCCGGATTGCGCTACGACCTGGCGGTGCGCTCGCCCGAGTACATCCGCGAGCTGGTGACGCACCATGTCGGCGGTTATCTCAAGATCGCACCCGAGCATACCGAGGCCGGACCGCTCAGCAAGATGATGAAACCCGGCATCGGGACCTACGACCGCTTCAAGGAGTTGTTCGACCGGTACTCGCGCGAGGCGGGTAAGGAGCAGTATCTCATTCCCTATTTCATCGCCGCCCACCCGGGCACCAGCGACGAAGATATGCTCAATCTGGCGCTCTGGCTCAAGCGCAACGGTTTCCGACCCGACCAGGTCCAAGGTTTTCTGCCGACACCGATGGCGACCGCCTCGGCCATGTATTACTCGGGTCGCAATCCGCTGAAAAAGGTCACGCGTGATTCGGAGCGGGTCCCCGTGGTGCGCAAACAGCGCCAGCGGCGTCTGCACAAGGCCTTCCTGCGCTACCACGATCCGGAGAATTGGCCGCTGCTGCGCGAGGCACTGAAGGAAATGGGCCGTTCCGATCTGATCGGAAACGGCAAGCGTCACCTGGTGCCGTCCTTTCAACCCGCCGGCACGGGTCTGTCGCCGGAAGGGCGCCGCAGCGCCGGTCGCCCCGGTCGCCCGGCCGTGCGAAATCGCCGACCGGCAAAGACTCAACCGTAA
- the rpoH gene encoding RNA polymerase sigma factor RpoH → MAKDFALMPTGTIDSYISGAYQIPVLTPEEEKSLAIALRDHGDMDAAKRLVTSHLRFVIRIARGYLGYGLPLPDLIQEGTVGLMKAVRRFEPDMGVRLVSFAVHWIRAEIHEYILRNWRIVKVATTKAQRKLFFNLRSAKKRLGWFTKDEVEAVAADLGVKPETVLQMESRLANQDLSFDGLEDDDDDSPSAPSTYLPDMRMEPAKLLERQDTERDQHHRLYSALKGLDERSKTILRERWLSEKKQTLHELAEQFGVSAERIRQIEKNAMKKLRLQLEV, encoded by the coding sequence ATGGCCAAAGACTTCGCTCTCATGCCGACGGGTACCATCGACTCATACATCAGCGGCGCCTACCAGATTCCGGTCCTGACTCCGGAAGAAGAGAAATCGCTCGCCATTGCGCTGCGCGACCATGGCGACATGGACGCGGCGAAGCGGCTCGTCACCTCCCATCTGCGTTTCGTGATCCGCATCGCGCGGGGTTATCTCGGTTACGGACTGCCGCTTCCGGATTTGATCCAGGAAGGCACCGTGGGTTTGATGAAGGCGGTTCGCCGGTTCGAGCCGGACATGGGGGTGCGTCTCGTCTCCTTCGCCGTGCACTGGATCCGGGCTGAGATCCACGAGTACATCCTGCGGAACTGGCGTATCGTGAAGGTCGCGACGACCAAGGCCCAGCGGAAGCTCTTCTTTAACCTGCGCAGCGCGAAGAAGCGGCTGGGCTGGTTCACGAAGGACGAGGTCGAGGCCGTTGCCGCCGATCTGGGCGTGAAGCCAGAGACCGTCCTGCAGATGGAATCTCGGTTGGCCAATCAGGATCTGTCGTTCGACGGTTTGGAAGACGACGATGACGACTCGCCCTCCGCGCCCTCGACATATCTACCCGACATGCGGATGGAGCCCGCCAAGCTGCTTGAGCGCCAGGACACCGAGCGCGACCAGCACCATCGTCTCTACTCCGCGCTCAAGGGACTGGACGAGCGCAGCAAGACGATCCTGCGCGAGCGTTGGTTGTCGGAAAAGAAGCAAACACTTCATGAGCTTGCCGAGCAGTTCGGTGTGTCCGCAGAGCGCATTCGCCAGATCGAGAAGAATGCGATGAAGAAACTGAGGCTCCAGCTCGAGGTGTAA
- a CDS encoding response regulator: MKLALLILEDERPVREALRRDLALFARHVRIEEAEDVPTALEVIDEIDAAGDRLALVMADHRLPGISGVDFLIGLAADDRTAAARKVLVTGQADQDDTIRAINEAGLDRYVAKPWQADALCDMIRDQLTEFVVAAGVDPLPHLAVLDAERALAIVRERGDL; encoded by the coding sequence ATGAAGCTGGCACTGTTGATTCTGGAGGACGAGCGCCCGGTCCGCGAGGCGCTCAGGCGCGACCTTGCGTTGTTCGCGCGTCATGTGCGCATTGAGGAGGCCGAGGACGTGCCGACCGCGTTGGAGGTCATCGATGAGATCGACGCGGCAGGCGATCGGCTCGCGCTCGTGATGGCCGATCACCGCTTGCCCGGAATCAGCGGTGTCGACTTTTTGATCGGCCTCGCGGCCGACGATCGCACCGCAGCCGCACGCAAGGTCCTGGTGACGGGCCAGGCCGATCAGGACGACACCATCCGCGCCATCAACGAGGCCGGACTCGACCGCTACGTCGCCAAACCCTGGCAGGCGGATGCCTTGTGCGACATGATCCGGGACCAACTCACCGAGTTTGTCGTTGCTGCCGGTGTGGATCCATTGCCTCATCTCGCCGTCTTGGACGCCGAGCGTGCACTTGCGATCGTGCGGGAGCGCGGAGATCTGTGA
- a CDS encoding ATP-binding protein, producing the protein MAPEPLAGSVEEEVARGVADIAEVARIADVVEACALVAAHPERVVPLVLMAASTAQPESVDTRIATLDEQAVLRRASVLLLTDRVLHDDLSLSVDRDRLHAVMTCPWSPGILAWHARAQTVRWLSTHRPTDPRTRALVAVDGRPVAQPESDLLRLLELDTHEVATQLLAGVERVLGPRPRLLLPAGTRLIHEGVDVDAVLVVLRGRVALDHASPTGDLRLHHDSTGSVVGLLSLAQQQRAFFTARATTEVEVVHLSFEQLDRALAVDASLGAAMAAVSIRALAKRLRRADQLQVEKTQLNHVLERERQQLSEALHLLEQARLDLVEQARYATLGEMATGIAHELNNPVAAMLRATTYVGEDLERVLASHPQGRLASEIFAAERDRAPRSTREERAARRHLEAALGDIGLAQRLFDAGIEDPDRARALAADPPSLDLAEAVAGIGSAVRNLEVASRRMCELVTSLRAYARPKGEPVAGVDLHAGLEDTLRLVAHRLRDVEIERRYGDLPPIRCHPGELEQLWTNLLANARDALGDGPDGGGRIALITDAPDARHVRVQIRDNGRGIDPQVLPRVFEPRFTTKQGAVRYGLGLGLAIARRIVDAHGGTIELSSRPGCTRVTITLPVAGPPDDEDIET; encoded by the coding sequence GTGGCACCCGAGCCCTTGGCCGGTTCGGTCGAGGAGGAGGTCGCGCGCGGGGTGGCCGACATCGCGGAGGTGGCCAGGATCGCCGATGTCGTGGAGGCTTGCGCCTTGGTGGCAGCGCATCCCGAGCGGGTCGTACCTCTCGTCCTCATGGCGGCTTCGACCGCGCAGCCCGAGTCAGTCGACACGCGCATCGCGACCCTGGACGAGCAGGCGGTCCTGCGCCGGGCGAGCGTCCTCCTCCTGACCGACCGAGTGCTTCACGATGATCTGTCGCTCTCGGTCGACCGCGACCGGCTGCATGCCGTGATGACCTGCCCGTGGTCGCCCGGCATCCTCGCCTGGCACGCGCGGGCTCAAACGGTGCGCTGGCTGAGCACGCACCGACCGACCGATCCGCGCACCCGGGCGCTCGTGGCGGTCGACGGACGCCCGGTTGCGCAGCCCGAGAGCGATCTGCTGCGACTGCTCGAGCTAGATACGCACGAGGTGGCCACCCAACTGCTCGCCGGGGTCGAGCGCGTTCTGGGTCCGCGCCCGCGTTTGCTCCTGCCGGCCGGGACACGCCTGATCCACGAGGGCGTCGATGTGGACGCCGTCCTGGTCGTGCTGCGCGGCAGGGTCGCGCTCGACCACGCCTCGCCGACCGGGGATCTGCGGCTCCACCACGACTCGACCGGGTCCGTTGTCGGCCTGCTGTCGCTGGCCCAACAGCAGCGCGCCTTCTTCACGGCGCGTGCGACGACCGAGGTCGAGGTCGTGCATCTCTCCTTCGAGCAGCTCGATCGCGCGCTGGCTGTGGATGCCTCTCTCGGTGCGGCGATGGCGGCGGTCTCCATCCGCGCCCTCGCCAAACGGCTGCGTCGCGCCGATCAGCTCCAGGTCGAGAAGACCCAGCTCAATCATGTCCTGGAGCGTGAGCGGCAACAGCTCTCCGAGGCGCTGCACCTGCTCGAGCAGGCCCGTTTGGATCTGGTCGAGCAGGCGCGCTACGCCACCCTCGGCGAGATGGCGACCGGGATCGCCCATGAGCTCAACAATCCGGTCGCGGCCATGCTGCGCGCGACGACTTATGTCGGCGAGGACCTGGAGCGTGTGCTCGCGAGCCATCCGCAAGGCCGCCTTGCGAGCGAGATCTTCGCGGCCGAGCGCGACCGTGCGCCGCGCAGCACGCGCGAGGAGCGCGCGGCGCGTCGACATCTCGAAGCGGCCCTCGGCGATATCGGCCTGGCCCAGCGTCTGTTCGATGCCGGAATCGAGGACCCCGACCGGGCGCGTGCGCTCGCAGCCGATCCCCCGAGCCTCGATCTGGCCGAAGCGGTCGCCGGCATCGGCTCGGCGGTGCGCAACCTCGAGGTGGCGTCCCGACGGATGTGCGAGCTGGTGACGAGCCTGCGCGCCTACGCCCGTCCCAAGGGCGAGCCGGTCGCCGGGGTCGATCTGCATGCCGGTCTCGAAGACACGCTGCGTCTCGTGGCGCACCGGCTGCGCGATGTCGAGATCGAGCGCCGCTACGGCGATCTGCCGCCGATTCGCTGCCATCCCGGCGAGCTCGAGCAGCTTTGGACCAACCTCCTGGCCAACGCCCGCGACGCGCTCGGGGACGGCCCCGACGGCGGCGGGCGCATCGCTTTGATCACGGATGCGCCCGACGCGCGGCATGTGCGTGTGCAGATTCGCGATAACGGGCGCGGGATCGATCCGCAGGTCCTGCCGCGGGTCTTCGAGCCGCGCTTTACCACCAAACAGGGTGCCGTGCGCTACGGGCTTGGGCTCGGCCTCGCCATCGCGCGGCGGATCGTGGATGCTCATGGCGGCACAATCGAGCTGAGCTCGCGCCCCGGCTGCACACGGGTGACTATAACGCTGCCGGTGGCCGGCCCGCCGGACGACGAGGACATCGAGACATGA
- a CDS encoding SLC13 family permease, with protein sequence MSTPIARPRVSLPRPTPVQRLGLLLGSIAFVVPLLVEIPGLEPAGHRMLAIFLLAILLWVTEAIPLYATAMLVILLQVLMLSDQALVGGVGPLPSAASYFAALANPVIILFLGGFLIADGAHKFGLDRSLAAVMLRPFAGNARSSVLGLMAITALLSMFVSNTATAATMFAVVIPILAALPAGPARTGVALSIPVAANVGGIGTPVGSPPNAIALGALEASGQGVSFVGWMLLAVPLMLVVLLFAWWFLTRRYIAADTPLTLQLSADFDHSPAAILFYVIAGATVLLWLTEPFHGISSSTVGFLPVVALLATQVMGADDIRRLQWPVLWLVAGGIALGAGIGNSGLDAWLVGLVAWDALPLTILLLLLVGVSVGLSTVISNSATANLLVPLALSLAIGLPIDPTAVGVMVALACALAMALPISTPPNAVAYATGEVPTREMVVSGIAIGGFGALLLALVMPTLWGVLGLL encoded by the coding sequence ATGTCGACCCCGATTGCGCGACCGCGCGTCAGCTTGCCGCGTCCCACCCCTGTGCAGCGTCTCGGGTTGCTCCTGGGCTCGATCGCCTTCGTGGTGCCGCTCCTGGTCGAGATCCCGGGCTTGGAGCCGGCCGGACATCGGATGCTGGCGATCTTCCTGCTTGCGATCCTGCTCTGGGTGACGGAGGCGATTCCCCTCTATGCCACGGCGATGCTGGTGATCCTGCTTCAGGTCCTGATGCTCTCGGATCAGGCGCTAGTCGGCGGCGTTGGTCCGCTACCGTCCGCGGCGAGCTATTTCGCGGCCTTGGCGAATCCGGTCATCATCCTCTTTCTCGGCGGTTTTCTGATTGCGGACGGCGCCCACAAATTCGGGCTGGATCGCAGCCTCGCGGCCGTGATGCTGCGGCCCTTCGCCGGCAACGCCCGCTCCTCGGTGCTCGGGCTCATGGCGATCACGGCGCTGCTCTCGATGTTCGTCTCCAACACGGCGACCGCGGCCACCATGTTCGCGGTCGTCATCCCGATCCTGGCGGCGCTGCCGGCCGGACCCGCCCGCACCGGCGTGGCCTTGTCGATTCCGGTCGCAGCGAACGTCGGCGGGATCGGAACCCCGGTTGGCTCTCCACCCAACGCCATCGCGCTGGGTGCTCTGGAGGCATCGGGCCAGGGGGTCTCGTTCGTCGGCTGGATGCTCCTGGCGGTCCCGCTGATGCTGGTGGTGTTGCTCTTTGCCTGGTGGTTTCTGACGCGTCGCTACATCGCCGCGGATACCCCGTTGACGCTCCAGCTCTCGGCCGACTTCGACCACTCGCCCGCCGCGATCCTCTTCTACGTGATCGCCGGTGCCACGGTGCTGCTCTGGTTGACCGAGCCCTTCCACGGTATCTCTTCCTCGACGGTCGGTTTCCTTCCGGTCGTCGCGCTGCTCGCAACCCAGGTCATGGGCGCCGACGACATCCGACGTCTGCAATGGCCGGTGCTTTGGCTGGTCGCCGGCGGGATCGCGCTGGGTGCCGGGATCGGCAACAGCGGTTTGGATGCCTGGCTGGTCGGTTTGGTCGCCTGGGATGCCCTGCCGTTGACGATCTTGCTGCTGCTGTTGGTGGGTGTCTCGGTCGGACTTTCCACCGTGATCTCGAACTCGGCGACTGCGAACCTGCTGGTCCCCTTGGCGCTGAGCCTGGCGATCGGGCTGCCGATCGATCCGACCGCGGTCGGCGTGATGGTTGCGCTCGCCTGCGCGCTGGCTATGGCCTTGCCGATCTCCACGCCGCCGAACGCGGTCGCTTACGCGACCGGCGAGGTGCCGACACGGGAAATGGTCGTCAGCGGCATCGCCATCGGTGGCTTCGGTGCGCTCCTCCTGGCGCTGGTGATGCCGACGCTCTGGGGCGTCCTGGGCCTGTTGTGA